The Microlunatus soli genome contains the following window.
CCGAGCAGATCTCCGACCTCAGCCTCCGCTACGTCTCGTTCCGCGACACCGGCGACGAACTCCGGTCGACCTTCTACTTCACCGCCGACCTGCGCCCGGAAACACCGGCACCGACCTCATGTCCCGAAGGGGAGCTCCGGTGGTTCGACATCGCCCCGCAGACCGCCACCTTGCCGATGCCACCGACGGCATCGGTGGCCTTGTCACACTGGCTGGCCGAGGGCCGACATGACGATCTGCTGAGGTCGATCGTGATGACTGCCACCGGCTCCCAGGTGCTGAGCCTCGCGCAGGGCTGACGGCCGGCCACGCGAGACTCCATCAGATCGGCAGCCGGCGGAAGATCGGGCGCGGTACGTGCCGCAGGATCGCCATCACGTACCGGAAGGTGTTCGGCACCCAGATCAGTTCGCGCCGATCGCGGACCGCGGCGACGGTCGCACCGGCGACCTCGTCCGGCGTCACGGCGAGGGGCGCCTCGGCCATCCCGTCGGTCATCTTGGACCGGACGAACCCCGGCCGGACAACCAGGACCCGGGCACCGAACGGCCGCAACGCCTCACCGAGCCCGAGGTAGAAGCCGTCGAAGCCGGCCTTGGTCGAGCCGTAGACGAAATTGGAACGGCGGACCCGTTCGCCCGCAACGCTGGACAGCGCAACAACCTGGCCGTAGCCCTGGCCCTTGAATCGGTCTGCCAGCAGGGCACCGAGATGGACCGGCGCAGTGAAGTTGATCTCGGCCATCTCCAGGGTCGCCGTTGCATCGGTCCAGGCTCGTTCGGCGTCACCCAGGATGCCGAACGCGACGACCGCAAGATCAAGATCACCCTCGGCGAAAGCCTGCTCGATCACCCGTTGCCGAGACGTCGCGTCCGAGGCCTCGAAGTCCAGTTCGACGACCGTGCAGCCCGCATCGCGCAGACCGTTCGCCGCCGCAGTCCGACGCTCACCGGGCCGGGCGGCCAACACCACCCGCAGCGAGGTTCCCTGCTCGTGCCGGGTCGCGGCATAGCGATGGGCGATCGCCAGCGCGATGTCGGAAGTACCGCCGAGCAGCAGCAGCGATTGCGGAACGCCGAGAGCGTCGATCACGTGGTTCCTCTCATGTTCTTGATCATCCGAAGACCGCGACACAGATCACGATCAGCCACAGCGCACCGAAGATCAGCAGGACGTGGTCCTTCAGTACCACGTCCTCGGGCTCACCGGCGGTGCCCTGGTCGATCTCCCGTGCATACTGCAACAACCCGAGTGTGAACGGAGCGATCGAGATCGCAGTCCAGCCTACGCCGAGCGGTCCGCGTTGGAGATTCTCGAACGCCCACAGGCTGTACGACATCAGCACCATGCCGGCCGACAGCATCCAGGTGAAGCGCAGGTAGGAGGTGGTGTAACTGGCCAGCGATTTGCGGGTCCCGGCGTCGGCGCCGAGCTCCAACATCTCGGAGTAGCGCTTGCCCGACACCATGAACAGCGACCCGAACGACGCCACCAACAGGAACCACTGACTGAGTGGAATGCCGCTCGCCACGCCGCCGGCGATCGCCCGCAACAAGAAGCCGCTGGCGACCATCGCCAGATCGATGATCGGCTGATGTTTGAGAAACGTGGAGTAGCCGATCTGGAGCAGCAGGTAAACCGTCACGGTGATCCCGAGCTGGATCGAGGTGAGATAACCGATCGCGAGCCCGACGACTCCGACCACGATCGCTTCGATCCAGGCTGCTGGGATGGCCAACTCTCCGGCAGGTACCGGGCGGAACCGCTTCTTGGGATGGAGCCGATCCTCCTCGACGTCGCGGATGTCGTTGATCAGATACACCGCGCCGCTGACCAGGCAGAACGA
Protein-coding sequences here:
- a CDS encoding decaprenylphospho-beta-D-erythro-pentofuranosid-2-ulose 2-reductase, producing the protein MIDALGVPQSLLLLGGTSDIALAIAHRYAATRHEQGTSLRVVLAARPGERRTAAANGLRDAGCTVVELDFEASDATSRQRVIEQAFAEGDLDLAVVAFGILGDAERAWTDATATLEMAEINFTAPVHLGALLADRFKGQGYGQVVALSSVAGERVRRSNFVYGSTKAGFDGFYLGLGEALRPFGARVLVVRPGFVRSKMTDGMAEAPLAVTPDEVAGATVAAVRDRRELIWVPNTFRYVMAILRHVPRPIFRRLPI
- a CDS encoding NUDIX domain-containing protein, which gives rise to MSLRATRLMTSIFLVRNGKLLLLYRFGSSAIPDSWVGIGGHIEPDEIRDPTGAALRELHEEVGLAAEQISDLSLRYVSFRDTGDELRSTFYFTADLRPETPAPTSCPEGELRWFDIAPQTATLPMPPTASVALSHWLAEGRHDDLLRSIVMTATGSQVLSLAQG
- a CDS encoding decaprenyl-phosphate phosphoribosyltransferase, giving the protein MSADITSTPDGPLPAPRRPSRLPAPVRALRPRQWMKNVLVLSAPLAAGSLFQTGVLSKSALAFVSFCLVSGAVYLINDIRDVEEDRLHPKKRFRPVPAGELAIPAAWIEAIVVGVVGLAIGYLTSIQLGITVTVYLLLQIGYSTFLKHQPIIDLAMVASGFLLRAIAGGVASGIPLSQWFLLVASFGSLFMVSGKRYSEMLELGADAGTRKSLASYTTSYLRFTWMLSAGMVLMSYSLWAFENLQRGPLGVGWTAISIAPFTLGLLQYAREIDQGTAGEPEDVVLKDHVLLIFGALWLIVICVAVFG